The Anolis carolinensis isolate JA03-04 chromosome 2, rAnoCar3.1.pri, whole genome shotgun sequence genome has a window encoding:
- the LOC100559122 gene encoding E3 ubiquitin-protein ligase TRIM7 isoform X2, translating into MGEGAMAAGGDPVRDLCEEATCPICLDFFQGPVIIPGCGHSFCRSCLSPSLSLSLAGGSEERSLCSCPQCRQAFQPGSLFPNRQLANLVEIAKKLRDQGNRGQGQGGACQKHQEPLKLFCKEDRSPICVVCDRAKEHREHTVIPLQEAAQEYQELTQTERQHTVTQVQEIRHFLEEQEKLLLAQMDKVEEELARQKERNGARLIEELDSVDSIIWELEKKRQQPASELLKDVQGVLQRSEEKAAIFQNPVTFSPELKLKIWDFCDINHFLKASTEQFKKALLNGLPMKKANVSLDQDTAHPRLVLSEDCKSVGWGEKPQDLPKNLKRFDQRSFVLGCEGFTTGRHHWDVFVKGEGIWAVGVVRKSVRRKGPVEFSPEEGIWAVGKLNNNYRSIRPPENPVLRLRREPSRIRVTLNCTGERVAFFDADTGDFLYAFSAIPFSGETLHPYFCVIEKGQLRISS; encoded by the exons ATGGGAGAAGGAGCTATGGCTGCGGGTGGGGACCCCGTGCGGGACCTGTGCGAGGAGGCCACCTGCCCCATCTGCCTGGACTTCTTCCAGGGCCCGGTGATCATCCCCGGGTGCGGGCACAGCTTCTGCCGCTCCTGCCTGAGCCCAAGCCTAAGCCTGAGCCTGGCAGGTGGGAGCGAGGAGAGGTCCCTCTGTTCTTGCCCCCAGTGCAGGCAGGCCTTCCAGCCGGGGAGCCTCTTCCCAAACCGGCAGCTGGCCAACCTGGTCGAAATCGCCAAGAAGCTGAGAGATCAAGGGAACAGAGGGCAAGGGCAAGGAGGAGCCTGCCAGAAGCACCAGGAGCCCCTCAAGCTCTTCTGCAAGGAGGACCGGAGCCCCATCTGCGTGGTCTGCGACCGGGCCAAGGAGCACCGAGAGCACACGGTCATTCCTCTGCAGGAGGCGGCCCAGGAATACCAA GAATTAACACAAACTGAGAGGCAACATACAGTGACTCAGGTCCAGGAAATACGTCATTTCCTTGAAGAACAGGAGAAACTTCTGCTGGCCCAGATGGATAAAGTCGAGGAGGAGTTGGCAAGGCAGAAGGAGAGGAATGGGGCCAGGCTCATTGAGGAACTTGACTCTGTTGACAGCATCATCTGGGAGCtagagaagaagaggcagcagCCAGCCAGTGAACTTCTGAAG GATGTGCAAGGCGTCTTGCAGAG GAGTGAAGAGAAGGCAGCAATATTTCAGAATCCAGTGACTTTCTCTCCGGAGTTGAAATTGAAGATCTGGGACTTCTGTGATATAAATCACTTTCTCAAAGCCAGCACAGAACAATTCAAAA AAGCTCTCTTAAATGGACTACCAATGAAAAAAG CAAATGTGAGTCTGGACCAAGACACTGCTCATCCTCGACTCGTCTTATCCGAAGACTGTAAAAGTGTAGGATGGGGAGAGAAACCTCAAGACCTGCCCAAGAACCTTAAGAGGTTTGACCAACGTTCTTTCGTGCTGGGATGTGAAGGATTCACAACAGGCAGACATCATTGGGACGTGTTTGTAAAAGGTGAGGGGATATGGGCTGTGGGAGTGGTCAGAAAGTCTGTGAGGAGAAAAGGACCTGTGGAGTTTAGTCCTGAAGAAGGAATCTGGGCCGTGGGGAAGTTGAACAACAATTACAGGAGTATAAGGCCTCCCGAGAACCCCGTTCTGCGCCTGAGAAGAGAGCCCTCAAGGATCCGAGTGACTCTGAATTGCACTGGAGAGCGTGTAGCCTTTTTTGATGCCGATACTGGAGACTTCCTTTATGCATTCTCTGCAATCCCATTCTCTGGAGAAACGCTTCATCCTTACTTTTGTGTGATTGAAAAAGGTCAGCTCCGTATCTCCTCTTAA
- the LOC100559122 gene encoding E3 ubiquitin-protein ligase TRIM7 isoform X1 has product MGEGAMAAGGDPVRDLCEEATCPICLDFFQGPVIIPGCGHSFCRSCLSPSLSLSLAGGSEERSLCSCPQCRQAFQPGSLFPNRQLANLVEIAKKLRDQGNRGQGQGGACQKHQEPLKLFCKEDRSPICVVCDRAKEHREHTVIPLQEAAQEYQDLVSIQLKLLEVKRGKILENIVDTEKEGQELFELTQTERQHTVTQVQEIRHFLEEQEKLLLAQMDKVEEELARQKERNGARLIEELDSVDSIIWELEKKRQQPASELLKDVQGVLQRSEEKAAIFQNPVTFSPELKLKIWDFCDINHFLKASTEQFKKALLNGLPMKKANVSLDQDTAHPRLVLSEDCKSVGWGEKPQDLPKNLKRFDQRSFVLGCEGFTTGRHHWDVFVKGEGIWAVGVVRKSVRRKGPVEFSPEEGIWAVGKLNNNYRSIRPPENPVLRLRREPSRIRVTLNCTGERVAFFDADTGDFLYAFSAIPFSGETLHPYFCVIEKGQLRISS; this is encoded by the exons ATGGGAGAAGGAGCTATGGCTGCGGGTGGGGACCCCGTGCGGGACCTGTGCGAGGAGGCCACCTGCCCCATCTGCCTGGACTTCTTCCAGGGCCCGGTGATCATCCCCGGGTGCGGGCACAGCTTCTGCCGCTCCTGCCTGAGCCCAAGCCTAAGCCTGAGCCTGGCAGGTGGGAGCGAGGAGAGGTCCCTCTGTTCTTGCCCCCAGTGCAGGCAGGCCTTCCAGCCGGGGAGCCTCTTCCCAAACCGGCAGCTGGCCAACCTGGTCGAAATCGCCAAGAAGCTGAGAGATCAAGGGAACAGAGGGCAAGGGCAAGGAGGAGCCTGCCAGAAGCACCAGGAGCCCCTCAAGCTCTTCTGCAAGGAGGACCGGAGCCCCATCTGCGTGGTCTGCGACCGGGCCAAGGAGCACCGAGAGCACACGGTCATTCCTCTGCAGGAGGCGGCCCAGGAATACCAA GATCTGGTCTCTATTCAGCTGAAGCTGCTGGAGGTGAAgagaggcaaaattctggaaaatataGTAGATACGGAAAAGGAGGGTCAAGAGCTGTTT GAATTAACACAAACTGAGAGGCAACATACAGTGACTCAGGTCCAGGAAATACGTCATTTCCTTGAAGAACAGGAGAAACTTCTGCTGGCCCAGATGGATAAAGTCGAGGAGGAGTTGGCAAGGCAGAAGGAGAGGAATGGGGCCAGGCTCATTGAGGAACTTGACTCTGTTGACAGCATCATCTGGGAGCtagagaagaagaggcagcagCCAGCCAGTGAACTTCTGAAG GATGTGCAAGGCGTCTTGCAGAG GAGTGAAGAGAAGGCAGCAATATTTCAGAATCCAGTGACTTTCTCTCCGGAGTTGAAATTGAAGATCTGGGACTTCTGTGATATAAATCACTTTCTCAAAGCCAGCACAGAACAATTCAAAA AAGCTCTCTTAAATGGACTACCAATGAAAAAAG CAAATGTGAGTCTGGACCAAGACACTGCTCATCCTCGACTCGTCTTATCCGAAGACTGTAAAAGTGTAGGATGGGGAGAGAAACCTCAAGACCTGCCCAAGAACCTTAAGAGGTTTGACCAACGTTCTTTCGTGCTGGGATGTGAAGGATTCACAACAGGCAGACATCATTGGGACGTGTTTGTAAAAGGTGAGGGGATATGGGCTGTGGGAGTGGTCAGAAAGTCTGTGAGGAGAAAAGGACCTGTGGAGTTTAGTCCTGAAGAAGGAATCTGGGCCGTGGGGAAGTTGAACAACAATTACAGGAGTATAAGGCCTCCCGAGAACCCCGTTCTGCGCCTGAGAAGAGAGCCCTCAAGGATCCGAGTGACTCTGAATTGCACTGGAGAGCGTGTAGCCTTTTTTGATGCCGATACTGGAGACTTCCTTTATGCATTCTCTGCAATCCCATTCTCTGGAGAAACGCTTCATCCTTACTTTTGTGTGATTGAAAAAGGTCAGCTCCGTATCTCCTCTTAA